From the uncultured Pseudodesulfovibrio sp. genome, one window contains:
- a CDS encoding adenylyl-sulfate kinase has product MTSVREITLTERHSYSSPYIVWIMGPTSSGKTTIASHFVQKQHDAGIPVVHLDGDVVRDSMGKIGFEQKDRLLVIRALIAFAKEELALGRNVVVSALTAHEDARKMIAEEFNDVLVVSVQCSIDVCAQRDPKGLYRRAMAGEIDTLIGYNTPYPLPKNPALVLDTESCSVSGAAMCLAEFLAGKGFESSGGMTGMAS; this is encoded by the coding sequence ATGACTTCCGTAAGGGAAATCACGCTCACTGAGCGACATTCATACTCCAGCCCGTATATTGTCTGGATCATGGGACCGACTTCCAGCGGGAAGACGACCATAGCGTCTCACTTTGTGCAAAAGCAGCATGACGCTGGAATCCCGGTGGTTCATCTTGACGGAGATGTTGTCAGGGATTCAATGGGGAAAATCGGTTTCGAGCAGAAAGACCGTTTGCTGGTTATTCGTGCATTGATCGCTTTTGCCAAGGAGGAGTTGGCCTTGGGCAGAAACGTGGTGGTATCCGCCCTGACTGCACATGAAGATGCGCGAAAGATGATTGCTGAAGAGTTCAATGACGTACTTGTCGTTTCGGTACAGTGCTCCATTGACGTGTGCGCGCAACGCGATCCAAAGGGGTTGTATCGGCGAGCCATGGCGGGCGAAATCGACACCTTGATCGGCTACAATACGCCCTATCCTTTGCCGAAGAATCCTGCTCTTGTGCTGGATACGGAGAGTTGCTCCGTGTCGGGTGCTGCGATGTGCTTGGCAGAATTTCTCGCGGGAAAAGGGTTTGAATCCAGTGGCGGAATGACGGGTATGGCTTCGTAG
- a CDS encoding pyruvate kinase — MKKVLVTLGPSSFQPQVIREMDEYGVDLFRINLSHTAVEEVADLIHLIRSSSDTPICLDSEGAQIRNQNMAGGAVSLEEGSEINIHFTEVLGDAENISFTPVGIARHFEPGDVVNIDFNNAALRIDKKLDDRLIATVINSGVVGSRKAADINRDVPLAPITPKDREAIAIGRSLGIRNFALSFAGSAEGVNAMRELCGPDASIISKVESKSGLRNLKGIILASNSILIDRGDLSRTIPIGKVPFLQRRIISMGRTFDTPVYVATNFLESMIQQSGPNRSEVNDIVSTLMAGASGVVLAAETAVGKHPVACVSTVRSLLSYSGKWTPDSSIDEILDWNIKSEPRYFDSILPNSDDRVATVLK, encoded by the coding sequence GTGAAAAAGGTTCTGGTAACACTTGGCCCATCCAGTTTTCAGCCTCAGGTCATTCGGGAAATGGATGAGTATGGCGTCGATCTCTTTCGTATCAATCTGTCACATACCGCGGTTGAAGAGGTCGCTGACCTGATTCACCTCATTCGTTCCAGTTCTGATACGCCCATATGCCTCGACAGCGAAGGTGCCCAGATACGCAACCAGAACATGGCTGGCGGGGCCGTCTCTCTTGAGGAAGGTTCGGAGATCAACATTCATTTCACAGAGGTTTTGGGTGACGCCGAAAACATATCTTTTACTCCGGTGGGTATTGCCCGTCATTTTGAACCGGGAGACGTAGTCAATATTGACTTCAATAACGCTGCGTTGAGGATTGATAAGAAGCTTGACGACCGGCTGATAGCTACGGTTATCAATAGTGGCGTTGTTGGCAGCAGAAAGGCCGCTGATATTAATCGAGATGTGCCGCTGGCCCCCATCACGCCGAAGGATCGGGAGGCGATTGCCATTGGTCGGTCCTTGGGGATTCGCAATTTTGCCCTTTCGTTTGCAGGCTCTGCGGAAGGTGTGAATGCGATGCGTGAATTGTGTGGGCCGGATGCATCCATTATTTCCAAAGTCGAAAGTAAAAGCGGATTGCGGAATTTGAAGGGAATCATTCTTGCGTCGAACAGTATTCTCATTGATAGGGGGGACCTGTCCCGGACTATTCCGATCGGGAAAGTTCCTTTCCTGCAACGGAGAATCATTTCAATGGGCCGAACCTTTGATACACCTGTCTATGTGGCTACCAACTTTTTGGAGTCCATGATTCAGCAAAGCGGCCCCAATCGTTCCGAAGTCAATGACATTGTGAGTACGTTGATGGCCGGTGCCAGTGGTGTGGTGCTTGCTGCGGAAACAGCCGTCGGGAAGCATCCAGTAGCCTGCGTTTCCACGGTGCGGTCCCTGTTGTCGTACAGCGGCAAATGGACCCCTGATTCCAGCATCGACGAAATTCTTGATTGGAATATCAAGAGTGAACCCAGGTATTTCGACAGTATTCTTCCCAATAGTGACGACCGTGTTGCGACGGTGTTGAAATAG